One stretch of Hemitrygon akajei chromosome 18, sHemAka1.3, whole genome shotgun sequence DNA includes these proteins:
- the LOC140741636 gene encoding LOW QUALITY PROTEIN: keratin, type I cytoskeletal 42-like (The sequence of the model RefSeq protein was modified relative to this genomic sequence to represent the inferred CDS: deleted 1 base in 1 codon) produces MSSSSSSAVTNEKATMQSLNDRLAAYLEKVRSLEKSNAELELQIREYYQQAGPANRDYSEYWATINNLREKINELILTNSGIMLQVDNSKLAAEDFKTKFETELTIRMSVENDINGLRMMLDNLTLERSQLETDIENLKEELIYIRKNHEDELGSLRSQMSGNVSVDVKDKDSVDLLKILGDIRAKHEAMVNQHRAETEEWYKQEIASKQQEMTVNAGAIDGEKSKLTELRRSCQGLETELSTLQSIIASLERNLDEVNMRFGGERDKLQMTINGLEAELGGIRAKLVTMSGEYQQLLNIKSRLEAEIETYRRLLGGFGSQSSSQASSSSTVTKTEIKEERKPVVSTKTKTITVVEKIVDGQVVSTHMEEQS; encoded by the exons atgtcctcctcctcctcctccgccGTGACCAACGAG AAAGCGACCATGCAGTCGCTGAACGACCGGCTGGCGGCGTACCTGGAGAAGGTGCGCTCCCTGGAGAAGTCCAACGCCGAACTGGAGCTTCAGATCCGGGAGTACTACCAACAGGCCGGTCCCGCCAACCGCGACTACAGCGAGTACTGGGCCACCATCAACAACCTCCGCGAAAAG ATCAACGAATTGATCCTCACCAACTCCGGAATCATGCTCCAGGTGGACAACTCCAAACTGGCGGCGGAAGACTTCAAGACCAA GTTTGAAACTGAGTTGACCATCAGGATGTCCGTTGAGAACGATATCAACGGTCTGCGCATGATGTTGGACAACCTGACCCTAGAGAGGAGTCAGCTTGAGACAGACATCGAGAACCTGAAAGAGGAGCTTATTTACATCAGGAAAAACCATGAAGAT GAACTCGGGAGTCTGAGGTCTCAGATGTCTGGGAACGTCTCTGTCGATGTCAAAGATAAAGACTCCGTGGACTTGCTCAAAATTCTGGGAGACATTCGGGCGAAACACGAAGCCATGGTCAACCAGCACAGGGCAGAGACCGAGGAATGGTACAAACAGGAG ATTGCGAGCAAGCAACAAGAGATGACCGTCAACGCGGGTGCCATCGACGGGGAGAAATCCAAGCTCACGGAGCTGAGGCGCAGCTGTCAGGGGCTGGAAACCGAGCTGAGCACACTGCAGAGTATT ATCGCCTCTCTGGAGAGGAACCTGGACGAGGTTAATATGCGCTTCGGCGGAGAGAGGGACAAGCTGCAGATGACCATCAACGGGCTGGAAGCGGAGCTGGGGGGGATCCGCGCCAAACTCGTGACGATGAGCGGGGAGTACCAGCAGCTCCTGAACATAAAGAGCAGGCTGGAGGCGGAAATTGAGACCTATCGCCGGCTGCTGGGCGGCTTCGG GAGCCAGTCTTCTAGCCAGGCGTCAAGCTCATCAACTGTTACGAAGACGGAGATCAAGGAGGAAAGAA